A single window of Salmo salar chromosome ssa21, Ssal_v3.1, whole genome shotgun sequence DNA harbors:
- the LOC106582431 gene encoding trace amine-associated receptor 13c-like, whose protein sequence is MEKHEDVQYCFQDRNSSCRKTLLSTSIYITLYIFFSLLSAVTVFLNILVIISISHFKQLYTPTNLLILSLAVADLLVGLIVIPATTVALMEPCWGFGEYFCVFYFYITCLCASLSLGSLVLISIDRYVAVCDPLLYHSKITITRMMCCILTTWCFYIIYDAAIIKIFVNVQVPSQCLKECFIVEGFMWGNIIDLVFTMVVPCSIIITLYMKIFVVARSQARKVFSKEAAGVSGVKPVQANKSERKAAKTLAIVVFNYLICWIPIQFYLFFLLVDNVSSFIISFLPLVNSLINPIIYAFFYPWFKVTAKRILTRVKLRRS, encoded by the coding sequence ATGGAGAAACATGAAGACGTTCAATACTGTTTTCAAGACAGAAACTCTTCTTGCAGAAAGACTTTGCTATCGACATCTATCTACATAACACTGTACATATTCTTCTCATTGCTTTCAGCAGTTACAGTATTTTTGAACATACTGGTGatcatctccatctctcacttcaaGCAGCTCTACACTCCAACCAACCTGCTCATCCTCTCTCTAGCTGTGGCAGATCTCCTGGTGGGACTGATTGTGATACCAGCAACGACTGTAGCATTAATGGAACCATGCTGGGGTTTTGGggaatatttctgtgtgttttattTCTACATCACTTGTTTATGTGCTTCTTTATCTCTGGGCAGTTTGGTATTGATATCTATTGACCGCTATGTTGCTGTGTGTGATCCCTTATTGTACCACtccaaaataacaataacaagaatGATGTGTTGTATATTAACTACCTGGTGTTTTTATATCATATATGATGCTGCTATTATAAAAATATTTGTAAATGTACAGGTACCCAGTCAGTGTTTGAAAGAATGTTTTATTGTTGAAGGGTTTATGTGGGGTAATATCATTGaccttgtatttacaatggttgtCCCATGTTCTATTATTATAACACTTTATATGAAAATCTTTGTGGTGGCCAGATCACAGGCCAGAAAGGTATTTTCAAAAGAGGCTGCCGGTGTGTCTGGTGTTAAACCTGTACAGGCTAATAAGTCTGAGAGAAAAGCAGCAAAAACTCTAGCTATTGTTGTTTTCAACTATCTCATTTGTTGGATTCCAattcaattttatttattttttcttttaGTTGACAATGTATCATCATTCATCATCAGCTTTCTGCCACTTGTTAATTCCTTAATTAATCCAATAATTTATGCTTTCTTTTATCCATGGTTCAAAGTGACAGCTAAACGTATTTTAACTCGGGTGAAGTTAAGGCGTTCATAG